One window of Dehalococcoidia bacterium genomic DNA carries:
- a CDS encoding transposase, with protein sequence MAVAPGSVVWDAQNQKEIELLTNHLRFGSTTIGNIYRDRWEIELFFKVLKQHLKIKTFVGTSPNALKTQIWTALIALLILKYLQFRSQCNLPSGTWWLSFS encoded by the coding sequence TTGGCCGTTGCGCCGGGTAGTGTGGTATGGGATGCCCAAAACCAGAAGGAGATCGAGCTTCTCACCAATCACCTTCGCTTTGGATCCACCACTATCGGGAATATCTACCGGGACCGCTGGGAGATCGAACTGTTCTTCAAGGTACTCAAGCAGCATCTGAAGATCAAGACCTTCGTCGGCACCAGCCCCAACGCTCTCAAAACCCAGATTTGGACAGCATTGATTGCGCTGCTGATTCTCAAGTATCTCCAGTTCCGCTCTCAATGTAACTTGCCCTCTGGCACTTGGTGGCTCTCCTTCAGCTGA